The following are encoded together in the Kribbella sp. CA-293567 genome:
- a CDS encoding DNA-3-methyladenine glycosylase, which produces MPVRRTLLAGPVLDVAPKLLGMMLRRTTDEGTVAVRLTEVEAYDGANDPGSHAYRGETPRTAVMFGPPGHLYVYFTYGMHFCMNVVAGPDGKPSAVLLRAGEVVEGIELARERRGFATPPPHDAAKPRVTDAGRPDPLLATPASTPRVKPHPDRDLARGPARMCVALGIARESNGIDLLARGSAVQLLPGPGFDGAPATGPRVGLRDAPDWPWRFWIPGDPTVSPYKPHMPKKRV; this is translated from the coding sequence ATGCCCGTACGCCGTACCCTGCTGGCCGGTCCCGTCCTGGACGTCGCACCCAAGCTACTCGGCATGATGCTGCGCCGGACCACGGACGAGGGCACAGTCGCCGTACGCCTCACGGAAGTCGAGGCGTACGACGGCGCGAACGACCCCGGCTCGCATGCGTACCGCGGTGAGACCCCGCGGACCGCGGTGATGTTCGGCCCGCCGGGTCATCTCTACGTCTACTTCACCTATGGCATGCACTTCTGCATGAACGTCGTCGCCGGCCCGGACGGCAAGCCGTCCGCCGTACTGCTGCGAGCCGGCGAGGTAGTCGAAGGCATCGAGCTGGCCCGGGAAAGACGAGGCTTCGCTACCCCGCCACCGCACGATGCGGCGAAGCCGCGAGTAACGGACGCAGGCCGACCCGACCCGCTGCTCGCAACACCTGCCTCGACACCCCGCGTCAAGCCGCATCCTGACCGGGATCTCGCCCGCGGCCCCGCCCGCATGTGTGTCGCTCTAGGCATCGCCCGCGAATCCAACGGCATCGACCTGCTGGCCCGCGGGTCAGCAGTCCAGTTGCTGCCCGGCCCAGGCTTCGACGGCGCCCCGGCCACCGGCCCCCGGGTAGGCCTGCGCGACGCACCCGACTGGCCCTGGCGCTTCTGGATCCCCGGCGACCCAACGGTCTCGCCGTACAAGCCGCACATGCCCAAGAAACGCGTCTAG
- the argB gene encoding acetylglutamate kinase — protein sequence MTTTESKPAASNSHASAVEKAAVLTEALPWLKEFHGKTIVVKYGGNAMVDDELKQAFASDIVFLRHCGVRVVVVHGGGPQISDMLARLGIDSEFRGGLRVTTPEAMDVVGMVLVGKVGRELVGLLNAHGPFAVGMSGEDAGLFTAERRGAMIDGESVDIGLVGDVVDVRPEAVIDLIDAGRIPVVSTIAPDEDGQAHNVNADTAASALAVALGASKLVVLTDVAGLYRNWPESEEIITQIDAAELAELLPSLASGMVPKMEACLRAVQSGVSRATVIDGRVPHSLLLEIFTDAGSGTQVIPS from the coding sequence GTGACCACCACCGAGTCCAAGCCGGCGGCCAGCAACAGCCACGCCAGCGCGGTCGAGAAGGCCGCCGTCCTGACCGAGGCACTGCCCTGGCTGAAGGAGTTCCACGGCAAGACCATCGTGGTGAAGTACGGCGGCAACGCGATGGTGGACGACGAACTGAAGCAGGCCTTCGCCTCCGACATCGTGTTCCTGCGGCACTGTGGTGTCCGGGTGGTCGTCGTACACGGCGGCGGCCCGCAGATCAGCGACATGCTGGCCCGGCTCGGCATCGACAGCGAGTTCCGCGGCGGCCTGCGGGTGACCACCCCCGAGGCGATGGACGTGGTCGGCATGGTCCTGGTCGGCAAGGTCGGCCGCGAGCTGGTCGGGCTGCTGAACGCCCACGGCCCGTTCGCCGTCGGCATGTCCGGTGAGGACGCCGGGCTGTTCACCGCCGAGCGGCGGGGCGCGATGATCGACGGCGAGTCGGTCGACATCGGCCTGGTCGGCGACGTCGTGGACGTCCGCCCGGAGGCCGTGATCGACCTGATCGACGCCGGCCGGATCCCGGTCGTCTCCACGATCGCACCGGACGAGGACGGCCAGGCGCACAACGTGAACGCCGACACCGCCGCGTCCGCGCTGGCCGTGGCGCTCGGCGCCTCGAAGCTGGTCGTGCTGACCGACGTCGCCGGTCTCTACCGCAACTGGCCGGAGAGCGAGGAGATCATCACCCAGATCGACGCCGCCGAACTGGCCGAATTGCTGCCGTCGCTGGCGTCGGGGATGGTGCCGAAGATGGAAGCCTGCCTGCGCGCGGTCCAGTCCGGCGTCTCCCGGGCCACCGTCATCGACGGCCGGGTGCCGCACTCGCTGTTGCTCGAGATCTTCACCGACGCCGGAAGTGGAACCCAGGTGATCCCGTCATGA
- the argF gene encoding ornithine carbamoyltransferase: MTRHFLRDDDLSPVEQDEVLTLAEQLTRDRFGHQPLSGPQTVAVLFDKASTRTRISFAVGIAELGGTPLIIDAQGSQLGRGEPIADTARVLDRQVGAIVWRTSGQVRIEEMAGASRVPVINALTDEFHPCQILADLLTVRQHKGRTAGLKLVFFGDGANNMANSYLLGGATAGMHVVVASPAEYQPDAAVLAKAAEIAATTGGSAAWTSDPLEAVVDADVVATDTWVSMGQEAEAAEREAPFVPYAVTEQLVAKANADAIVLHCLPAYRGKEIEAAVLDGPQSVVWDEAENRLHAQKALLSWLLARNFSS; encoded by the coding sequence ATGACCAGGCACTTCCTGCGGGACGACGATCTGAGTCCGGTCGAGCAGGACGAGGTCCTGACGCTGGCAGAGCAGCTGACCCGCGATCGGTTCGGGCACCAGCCGCTGAGCGGACCGCAGACCGTCGCGGTGCTGTTCGACAAGGCCTCGACCCGGACCCGGATCTCGTTCGCGGTCGGGATCGCGGAGCTCGGCGGCACGCCGCTGATCATCGACGCGCAGGGCTCGCAGCTGGGCCGGGGCGAGCCGATCGCCGACACCGCGCGGGTGCTGGACCGGCAGGTCGGCGCGATCGTCTGGCGGACGTCGGGCCAGGTACGGATCGAGGAGATGGCCGGTGCCTCGCGGGTGCCGGTGATCAACGCGCTGACCGACGAGTTCCACCCGTGCCAGATCCTCGCGGACCTGCTGACCGTCCGGCAGCACAAGGGCCGGACCGCCGGGCTGAAGCTGGTGTTCTTCGGCGACGGTGCCAACAACATGGCGAACTCCTACCTGCTCGGCGGCGCGACCGCAGGCATGCATGTCGTGGTCGCTTCACCCGCGGAGTACCAGCCGGACGCTGCTGTGCTCGCGAAGGCGGCGGAGATCGCGGCCACCACCGGTGGGTCGGCGGCGTGGACCTCCGATCCGCTGGAAGCAGTGGTGGATGCTGACGTCGTAGCCACCGACACCTGGGTGTCGATGGGGCAGGAGGCCGAGGCGGCGGAGCGCGAGGCGCCCTTCGTTCCGTATGCGGTGACCGAGCAACTCGTGGCCAAGGCGAACGCGGACGCGATCGTGCTGCACTGTCTGCCGGCGTACCGGGGGAAAGAGATCGAGGCGGCCGTCCTGGACGGTCCGCAGTCGGTCGTCTGGGACGAGGCGGAGAACCGGCTGCACGCGCAGAAGGCGCTGCTGTCCTGGCTGCTGGCAAGGAACTTCAGCTCATGA
- a CDS encoding DUF1015 domain-containing protein: protein MSDVSAGVLRLEPLRAWRFVAGKVSALGAVTSPPYDVLEPAIVRRLTDSDLHNMVRLILPRDPELGPGRYDEPARRLADWQHRGVVIQDRTPALYVYEQQFQGAVLCGLVGSLGLDPARRVVLPHEDVMPHWVDDRLELMEATDADLEPILLAYNGGRVAGDAVDEARTGEPWLVADTENGAHHRIWRIDDPETLSGIAKELAAHEALIADGHHRYAAYLERNRREPGRDGTQVGLAMLVDNNRHPLTLDPIHRVVPGLTLEVVSSRTPSGWQVLPGRVEGVPDRIAITDGTSWVTLQSTEGQVTPTVALLHQELLPAWGVPTDEVTFHHALADAVALAGPQQATVELVAPLLDQVLNSAVRGVVLPQKATSFGPKPRVGLLFRMLS from the coding sequence ATGTCAGATGTGTCCGCCGGCGTACTGCGGCTCGAGCCGCTGCGGGCCTGGCGCTTCGTCGCGGGCAAGGTGAGCGCACTCGGCGCGGTCACCTCGCCGCCGTACGACGTACTGGAACCCGCTATCGTCCGGCGGCTGACTGACTCTGATCTCCACAACATGGTGAGGCTCATCCTTCCACGCGATCCCGAGCTCGGTCCCGGCCGGTACGACGAGCCCGCGCGCAGGCTGGCCGACTGGCAGCATCGGGGGGTGGTGATCCAGGACCGGACGCCCGCGCTCTACGTGTACGAACAGCAGTTCCAGGGCGCCGTGCTGTGCGGTCTCGTCGGATCCCTCGGGCTGGATCCCGCTCGTCGGGTGGTGCTGCCGCACGAAGACGTGATGCCGCACTGGGTCGACGACCGGTTGGAGCTGATGGAGGCCACGGACGCCGATCTGGAACCGATCCTGCTCGCCTACAACGGCGGCCGGGTGGCCGGTGACGCCGTCGACGAGGCCCGGACGGGTGAGCCGTGGCTGGTCGCCGACACCGAGAACGGCGCGCATCACCGGATCTGGCGCATCGATGATCCCGAGACCCTCAGCGGTATCGCGAAGGAACTGGCGGCCCACGAGGCGCTGATCGCCGATGGTCACCACCGCTACGCGGCGTACCTGGAACGCAATCGGCGCGAACCGGGTCGTGACGGCACACAAGTCGGCCTGGCCATGCTGGTCGACAACAACCGGCACCCGCTGACGCTGGACCCGATCCATCGCGTCGTACCGGGGCTGACCCTCGAGGTGGTGTCTTCCCGCACGCCGTCCGGCTGGCAGGTGCTGCCTGGCCGAGTGGAGGGCGTGCCAGACCGCATCGCCATCACTGACGGGACCTCCTGGGTGACGTTGCAGTCCACGGAGGGGCAGGTGACTCCGACGGTTGCCCTGCTCCATCAGGAGCTGCTGCCGGCTTGGGGGGTGCCTACTGATGAGGTCACCTTCCACCACGCGCTTGCTGACGCAGTAGCTCTCGCCGGGCCACAGCAGGCGACCGTGGAACTGGTGGCGCCTCTCCTGGATCAGGTGCTCAACTCGGCTGTGCGCGGAGTCGTGCTGCCGCAGAAGGCGACCTCGTTCGGCCCCAAGCCGCGGGTAGGCCTGCTGTTCCGGATGCTCAGCTAG
- a CDS encoding acetylornithine transaminase: protein MTELLTVDGTQSALAERYSQSLMNTFGAPKRVLVRGEGAHLWDADGKKYLDLLGGLAVNCLGHAHPFVVSAVTSQLATLGHVSNFFASAPQIALAEKLLSLFEAEGKVFFTNSGTEANEAAFKITRKTGRTKIVSTVGAFHGRTMGALAITWKPAYREEFAPLPGDVTFVPYGDVAALAAAVDDRTAAVVLEPIQGENGVVVPPDGYLQAARQITSQHGALLWIDEIQTGVGRTGDWFAFQAAGISPDLVTLAKGLGAGIPIGACLGFGAAAELLQPGNHGTTFGGNPVAAIAGLAVLTVIERDDLLANVNAVSNHLVSAVEALGHPLISGVRGRGLLLAIQLTQPVSGQLAALALEAGFIVNNPVPDALRLAPPYILSKADADSFVAALPALLDQVEVG from the coding sequence ATGACCGAACTGCTCACCGTCGACGGCACGCAGAGCGCGCTCGCCGAGCGCTACTCGCAGTCCCTGATGAACACCTTCGGCGCGCCCAAGCGCGTGCTGGTCCGCGGCGAGGGCGCCCATCTGTGGGACGCCGACGGCAAGAAGTACCTCGACCTGCTCGGCGGCCTCGCGGTGAACTGCCTCGGGCACGCCCACCCGTTCGTGGTCTCCGCCGTCACCAGCCAGCTCGCCACCCTCGGCCATGTCAGCAACTTCTTCGCCTCCGCGCCGCAGATCGCGCTGGCCGAGAAGCTGTTGTCGCTGTTCGAGGCCGAGGGGAAGGTGTTCTTCACCAACTCCGGCACCGAGGCGAACGAGGCCGCGTTCAAGATCACCCGCAAGACCGGCCGGACCAAGATCGTCTCCACCGTCGGCGCCTTCCACGGCCGGACGATGGGGGCGCTCGCGATCACCTGGAAGCCGGCCTACCGCGAGGAGTTCGCGCCGCTGCCCGGTGACGTCACCTTCGTCCCGTACGGCGACGTGGCCGCGCTCGCCGCAGCGGTCGACGACCGGACCGCCGCCGTGGTGCTCGAACCGATCCAGGGCGAGAACGGCGTCGTCGTACCGCCGGACGGGTATCTCCAGGCGGCCCGGCAGATCACCTCCCAGCACGGCGCGCTGCTGTGGATCGACGAGATCCAGACCGGGGTCGGCCGGACCGGCGACTGGTTCGCCTTCCAGGCCGCCGGAATCTCGCCCGACCTGGTCACGCTGGCCAAGGGGCTCGGCGCGGGAATCCCGATCGGCGCCTGCCTCGGCTTCGGCGCAGCGGCCGAGCTGCTGCAGCCCGGCAACCACGGCACCACCTTCGGGGGCAACCCGGTCGCGGCGATCGCGGGTCTCGCCGTCCTGACCGTGATCGAGCGGGACGACCTGCTGGCCAACGTGAATGCCGTCAGCAACCATCTGGTGTCGGCCGTCGAGGCACTCGGGCACCCGCTGATCTCCGGGGTCCGGGGCCGCGGCCTGCTGCTCGCCATCCAGCTGACCCAGCCGGTCTCCGGCCAGTTGGCCGCGCTCGCGCTGGAGGCCGGGTTCATCGTGAACAACCCGGTTCCGGACGCGTTGCGACTGGCGCCGCCGTACATCCTCAGCAAGGCTGACGCCGACAGTTTCGTCGCCGCGCTGCCGGCGCTGCTCGATCAGGTGGAGGTCGGATGA
- a CDS encoding LLM class flavin-dependent oxidoreductase: protein MTQTSAALGMCFPRTYPAALVTDVARRLDAGGADELWLIEDCFYTSGPSLVAAALTATERLTCGLGIVPAVARTAAITAMEFATLTALGPGRFLPGIGHGVQAWMGQMGVRPKSPLTALDEVTTAVTRLLAGENVTMQGQYVVLDDVQLDAPPVMPPPILLGVQGPKSLALAGRIAGGVVLAEPASPSYIRAAIEHAGAPENFEVAVFSALCVRNDRKSAYEWTAPWLAGLIEAKSPALPPLPFFDDLVKLHGEKGADGLATMPQDWWQEIGPIGTLDDAAEHIAAVEAAGAQHIALFPDPDVEHGLPQLDYVLELANR, encoded by the coding sequence ATGACTCAGACCTCCGCAGCTCTCGGAATGTGCTTCCCGCGGACCTACCCGGCCGCCCTGGTCACCGACGTCGCCCGCCGTCTCGACGCCGGCGGCGCGGACGAGCTGTGGCTGATCGAGGACTGCTTCTACACCTCCGGTCCCTCGCTGGTCGCGGCCGCCCTGACAGCGACCGAGCGGCTCACCTGCGGGCTCGGCATCGTGCCTGCCGTCGCCCGGACCGCGGCCATCACCGCGATGGAGTTCGCCACGCTCACCGCGCTCGGCCCGGGGCGGTTCCTCCCCGGCATCGGGCACGGCGTGCAGGCGTGGATGGGGCAGATGGGAGTCCGGCCGAAGTCGCCGCTGACGGCGCTCGACGAGGTGACCACCGCGGTGACCCGGCTGCTGGCCGGCGAGAACGTGACGATGCAAGGCCAGTACGTCGTCCTGGACGATGTGCAACTCGATGCGCCGCCGGTCATGCCACCGCCGATCCTGCTCGGCGTCCAAGGGCCGAAGTCGCTCGCTCTGGCCGGCCGGATCGCCGGTGGCGTCGTGCTCGCGGAGCCGGCCAGCCCGTCGTACATCAGGGCGGCGATCGAGCACGCCGGTGCACCGGAGAACTTCGAGGTGGCGGTCTTCAGCGCGCTCTGTGTCCGTAACGACCGCAAGTCGGCGTACGAGTGGACGGCGCCGTGGCTGGCGGGGCTGATCGAGGCAAAGAGCCCGGCGCTGCCGCCGCTGCCGTTCTTCGACGATCTGGTCAAGCTGCACGGCGAGAAGGGTGCCGACGGACTCGCCACGATGCCGCAGGACTGGTGGCAGGAGATCGGGCCGATCGGCACTCTCGACGATGCCGCCGAGCACATCGCGGCGGTCGAGGCGGCCGGTGCTCAGCACATCGCGCTGTTCCCGGACCCTGACGTCGAGCACGGTCTTCCTCAACTCGACTATGTGCTGGAGCTGGCCAACCGCTAG
- the tyrS gene encoding tyrosine--tRNA ligase has translation MTDSGTASRTQVLDDLESRGLIAHSTDPDALRASMAAGPITSYVGFDPTAPSLHMGNLLQLLTLRRLQLAGHNPIGLVGGATGLIGDPKESAERVLNPRDLVEQWVQKVRGQVERFVDFDQSLPNPARMVNNYDWTKDLNTLDFLRDIGKHFPVNRMLGREVVKARLEQGISYTEFSYVLLQSLDYLELYRRHGCTLQTGGSDQWGNLTAGVELIRRSDGGKAHALATPLVTKADGTKFGKTESGTVWLDRELTSPYAFYQFWFNTDDRDVMQLVRFYTFRTAEEIAALEEATAERPHAREAQRLLAEDVTTLVHGAEETEQVKLAAKAFFGQSELQALQGSTLVAALREAPHYELKPDEQMPTITDLLVLSELVASKSAARRTISEGGAYLNNAKVSDPEYVPTGEDLLPGGVLVLRRGKRSFAGVLTSSAAD, from the coding sequence GTGACCGACAGCGGGACCGCTAGCCGCACCCAGGTGCTCGACGACCTGGAGAGCCGTGGCCTGATCGCGCACTCCACCGACCCGGACGCGCTCCGTGCGTCGATGGCCGCCGGACCCATCACCTCGTACGTCGGGTTCGATCCGACCGCGCCGAGTCTGCACATGGGCAACCTGCTGCAGCTGCTGACGCTTCGGCGGCTCCAGTTGGCCGGCCACAACCCGATCGGGCTCGTCGGCGGCGCCACCGGCCTGATCGGTGACCCCAAGGAGTCGGCCGAGCGGGTGCTCAACCCCAGGGACCTGGTCGAGCAGTGGGTGCAGAAGGTCCGCGGCCAGGTGGAGCGGTTCGTCGACTTCGACCAGTCGCTGCCGAACCCGGCCCGGATGGTCAACAACTACGACTGGACCAAGGACCTCAACACGCTCGACTTCCTCCGCGACATCGGCAAGCACTTCCCGGTGAACCGGATGCTCGGGCGGGAGGTGGTGAAGGCCCGGCTGGAGCAGGGAATCAGCTACACGGAGTTCAGCTACGTGCTGCTGCAGTCCCTGGACTACCTGGAGCTCTACCGGCGCCACGGGTGCACCTTGCAGACCGGTGGCAGTGACCAGTGGGGGAACCTGACCGCCGGGGTCGAGTTGATCCGGCGCTCGGACGGCGGGAAGGCTCATGCCCTGGCCACGCCGCTGGTGACCAAGGCGGACGGGACCAAGTTCGGCAAGACCGAGTCGGGGACCGTGTGGCTGGACCGTGAGCTGACTTCGCCGTACGCGTTCTACCAGTTCTGGTTCAACACCGACGACCGTGACGTGATGCAGCTGGTGCGGTTCTACACCTTCCGGACGGCCGAGGAGATCGCGGCGCTCGAGGAGGCGACTGCCGAGCGCCCGCATGCTCGGGAGGCCCAGCGGTTGCTGGCGGAGGACGTGACGACGCTGGTGCACGGCGCCGAGGAGACCGAGCAGGTCAAGCTCGCGGCCAAGGCCTTCTTCGGCCAGTCGGAGTTGCAGGCTCTGCAGGGGTCGACGTTGGTGGCAGCGCTGCGAGAGGCGCCGCACTACGAGCTCAAGCCGGACGAGCAGATGCCCACCATCACCGACCTGCTGGTGCTCTCGGAGCTGGTGGCCAGCAAGTCCGCCGCGCGCCGGACGATCTCCGAAGGTGGCGCGTACCTGAACAACGCGAAGGTCAGCGATCCCGAGTACGTCCCTACCGGCGAGGATCTGCTGCCCGGGGGTGTGCTGGTACTGCGGCGCGGGAAGCGTTCGTTCGCCGGCGTGCTGACCTCGTCGGCCGCGGACTGA
- the argH gene encoding argininosuccinate lyase, with protein sequence MSSGESSVLWGSRFAGGPADALAALSKSTHFDWRLAPYDIAGSKAHAKVLHRAGLLSDEDLTKMLAGLDELLADVLSGAFRPAEDDEDVHTALEHGLLARLGAELGGRLRAGRSRNDQVATLFKSFLRDHGRIISALVLDQVNTIAEQAEKHLGVAMPGRTHLQHAQPVLLSHHLMAHAWPLIRDLDRLAEWDARVAADSPYGSGALAGSSLGLDPQFVATELGFTNSSANSIDGTAARDFVAEFAFVTAQLGVDLSRQAEEVIIWATKEFGFVQLDDAYSTGSSIMPQKKNPDIAELARGKAGRLIGNLTGLLATLKAQPLAYNRDLQEDKEPVFDSVDTLEVLLPAFTGMIRTLVFNTERLQELAPQGFSLATDIAEWLVRQKVPFRVAHEVAGACVQACEKRGIELWDLSDEDLAAISPELTPEVRSVLSVEGSVASRNGRGGTAGVRVAEQLAELRDRAASHAERLA encoded by the coding sequence GTGAGTTCTGGTGAGAGTTCGGTCCTGTGGGGCAGCCGGTTCGCGGGCGGGCCGGCCGATGCCCTGGCCGCGTTGAGCAAGTCGACGCATTTCGACTGGCGGCTGGCGCCGTACGACATCGCCGGGTCGAAGGCGCACGCGAAGGTGCTGCACCGAGCGGGGCTGCTCTCCGACGAGGACCTCACCAAGATGCTCGCCGGGCTCGACGAACTGCTCGCCGACGTGCTCTCCGGTGCTTTCCGGCCGGCTGAGGACGACGAGGACGTGCACACCGCGCTGGAGCACGGGCTGCTGGCGCGGCTCGGGGCCGAGCTGGGTGGCCGGCTGCGGGCCGGCCGGTCGCGCAACGACCAGGTGGCGACGCTCTTCAAGAGCTTCCTGCGCGACCACGGCCGGATCATCAGCGCACTGGTCCTCGACCAGGTCAACACGATCGCCGAGCAGGCCGAGAAGCACCTCGGCGTCGCGATGCCGGGTCGCACGCACCTGCAGCACGCGCAGCCGGTGCTGTTGTCGCACCACCTGATGGCGCATGCCTGGCCGCTGATCCGCGACCTCGACCGGCTGGCCGAGTGGGACGCGCGGGTGGCCGCCGATTCGCCGTACGGGTCGGGGGCGCTGGCCGGGTCCTCGCTGGGGCTGGATCCGCAGTTCGTCGCGACCGAGCTGGGCTTCACGAACTCGTCGGCGAACTCGATCGACGGCACCGCGGCCCGGGACTTCGTCGCGGAGTTCGCCTTCGTCACCGCGCAGCTCGGCGTCGACCTGTCCCGGCAGGCCGAAGAGGTGATCATCTGGGCGACCAAGGAGTTCGGTTTCGTCCAGCTCGACGACGCCTACTCGACCGGGTCGAGCATCATGCCGCAGAAGAAGAACCCGGACATCGCCGAGCTGGCTCGGGGCAAGGCCGGCCGGCTGATCGGCAACCTGACCGGGCTGCTCGCGACGCTGAAGGCGCAGCCGCTCGCCTACAACCGCGACCTGCAGGAGGACAAGGAGCCGGTCTTCGACTCCGTGGACACCCTCGAGGTGCTGCTGCCCGCGTTCACCGGGATGATCCGGACGCTGGTCTTCAACACCGAGCGGCTGCAGGAGCTGGCACCGCAGGGCTTCTCGCTGGCGACGGACATCGCCGAGTGGCTGGTCCGGCAGAAGGTGCCGTTCCGGGTGGCACACGAGGTCGCCGGGGCCTGCGTCCAGGCCTGTGAGAAGCGCGGCATCGAGTTGTGGGACCTCTCCGACGAGGACCTTGCGGCGATCTCGCCGGAGCTGACGCCTGAGGTCCGCTCGGTGCTGAGCGTCGAGGGCTCGGTTGCTTCCCGCAACGGCCGCGGCGGTACGGCGGGCGTCCGGGTGGCGGAGCAGCTCGCCGAACTGCGTGACCGGGCTGCCTCCCACGCGGAGCGTCTCGCCTAA
- a CDS encoding App1 family protein yields MARPHYSSRLEDWFNVGIGVLLRRRGWRERIIPHVGYGTPEFTRVLARVVLSRDPRNQPRYDEDQVVRGWRVFVTAPATAVQVSVTVAGETFEATTDRGGFVDLSVPVALPPGWHEVSLGVHGERQARGKVFVPDPDATIGLVSDIDDTVMLTMLPRPLIAAWNTFVREEQARRVVPGMAEMYAELLADHPGAPIFYLSTGAWNTAPTLTRFLDRHGYPAGPMLMTDWGPTNTGWFRSGREHKSTALRRLAAEFPQVKWVLVGDDGQHDPQLYGDFAQTHPDHVRAIGIRQLTPAEQVLSHGLPLPNPDPGAHDPHRPTAATVHGPDGHALVAQLRAVLSRPESG; encoded by the coding sequence ATGGCCCGTCCGCATTACTCCTCCCGCCTGGAGGACTGGTTCAACGTCGGAATCGGGGTTCTCCTGCGCCGCCGTGGCTGGCGGGAACGGATCATTCCGCACGTCGGCTACGGCACTCCGGAGTTCACCCGGGTGCTGGCCCGGGTCGTGCTCAGCCGCGACCCGCGCAACCAGCCCCGGTACGACGAAGACCAGGTGGTCCGTGGCTGGCGGGTCTTCGTCACCGCGCCGGCGACCGCCGTACAGGTGTCGGTCACTGTGGCCGGCGAGACCTTCGAGGCCACCACTGACCGTGGCGGCTTCGTGGACCTCAGCGTGCCGGTGGCGCTGCCGCCCGGCTGGCATGAGGTCAGTCTGGGCGTGCACGGCGAGCGGCAGGCGCGGGGGAAGGTCTTCGTGCCCGACCCGGACGCCACCATCGGTCTGGTCAGCGACATCGACGACACGGTGATGCTGACGATGCTGCCGCGGCCACTGATCGCGGCCTGGAACACCTTCGTCCGCGAGGAGCAGGCGCGCAGAGTGGTGCCGGGCATGGCGGAGATGTACGCCGAACTGCTGGCCGACCATCCGGGTGCGCCGATCTTCTACCTGTCGACCGGCGCCTGGAACACGGCACCGACGCTCACCAGGTTCCTCGACCGGCACGGCTATCCCGCCGGACCGATGCTGATGACCGACTGGGGACCGACCAACACGGGCTGGTTCCGCAGCGGGCGCGAGCACAAGAGCACGGCACTGCGCCGCCTGGCCGCCGAGTTCCCGCAGGTGAAGTGGGTGCTGGTCGGCGACGACGGGCAGCACGATCCGCAGTTGTACGGCGACTTCGCCCAGACGCACCCGGATCACGTACGCGCCATCGGCATCCGTCAGCTGACGCCTGCCGAGCAGGTGCTGTCCCACGGTCTGCCTCTGCCGAACCCGGACCCTGGCGCTCACGATCCCCATCGCCCGACGGCCGCGACGGTGCACGGGCCCGACGGACACGCACTGGTCGCCCAGCTGCGCGCAGTACTGTCGCGGCCCGAGTCAGGCTGA
- a CDS encoding arginine repressor: MSVVVPTTKTARQQRIVDLLGRQPVRSQTELAELLADAGLVVGQATLSRDLVEIGAVKVRDSAGQLVYAVPGEGGDRTPRAGEAAAFEQRLGRVASELLVSAEGSANLVILRTPPGAAQYFASAIDHVGLDDVLGTIAGDDTVMVVSRDPAGGEALAVRFLSLAARSGANSDS, from the coding sequence ATGAGCGTGGTTGTGCCGACCACCAAGACCGCGCGGCAGCAGCGCATCGTCGACCTGCTCGGGCGGCAGCCGGTGCGCTCGCAGACCGAACTGGCCGAGCTGCTGGCCGACGCCGGCCTCGTCGTCGGGCAGGCCACCCTGTCGCGTGACCTGGTGGAGATCGGCGCGGTGAAGGTCCGCGACTCGGCCGGGCAACTGGTGTACGCCGTACCGGGTGAAGGTGGTGACCGTACGCCGCGAGCCGGTGAGGCTGCCGCTTTCGAGCAGCGGCTCGGCCGGGTCGCCTCCGAGTTGCTCGTCTCGGCGGAGGGCAGCGCCAACCTGGTGATCCTGCGAACCCCGCCGGGTGCGGCCCAGTACTTCGCGTCGGCGATCGACCACGTGGGACTGGACGACGTACTCGGCACCATCGCCGGCGACGACACCGTGATGGTGGTGTCGCGGGACCCGGCCGGGGGAGAAGCCCTGGCTGTCAGATTCTTGAGCCTCGCTGCCCGCAGCGGCGCGAACAGTGATTCCTGA